In Halorubrum sp. PV6, a single window of DNA contains:
- a CDS encoding RNA methyltransferase, with protein sequence MSEGDAVDGDGNTDADADSRTRRKPVVVVVEPETPGNVGTIARAMKNFGLSDLKLVDPPALPEDGEAYGFAGHAREDVLPNADEVTFDEVVENYHTVGTTAITGEDDQSHERFPFKTPAELRESLRTVDAPTAIVFGREGRGLNNEELSRLDEVCSIPADDDYPVLNLGQAATVLLYELRDITVDETQLPDTAVTRAPEPDVERFHEFFGEFLAAGGQREHVREKNALLMRRLLGRAHPTEREIHSLLGTFRKATTKLEHADHLAAKHDEPVYPRE encoded by the coding sequence ATGAGCGAGGGAGACGCGGTCGACGGCGACGGCAACACCGACGCCGACGCGGACTCGCGCACCCGCCGCAAACCCGTCGTGGTCGTCGTCGAACCGGAGACGCCCGGCAACGTCGGCACCATCGCGAGAGCGATGAAGAACTTCGGGCTCTCGGACCTCAAACTGGTCGACCCGCCGGCGCTCCCGGAGGACGGCGAGGCGTACGGGTTCGCCGGTCACGCCCGCGAGGACGTCCTCCCGAACGCGGACGAGGTGACCTTCGACGAGGTCGTCGAAAACTACCACACGGTCGGGACGACCGCGATCACCGGCGAGGACGACCAGAGCCACGAGCGGTTCCCGTTTAAGACGCCGGCCGAACTCCGCGAGTCGCTGCGGACCGTGGACGCCCCGACCGCTATCGTCTTCGGGCGGGAAGGGCGCGGACTCAACAACGAGGAGCTGTCGCGCCTCGACGAGGTGTGTTCGATCCCGGCGGACGACGACTACCCCGTCTTGAACCTCGGGCAGGCCGCCACCGTCCTCCTGTACGAACTCCGCGACATCACGGTCGACGAGACGCAGCTCCCCGACACCGCGGTCACCCGCGCTCCCGAACCCGACGTGGAGCGCTTCCACGAGTTCTTCGGCGAGTTCCTCGCGGCCGGCGGCCAGCGCGAACACGTCCGCGAGAAGAACGCGCTGTTGATGCGCCGGCTGCTCGGGCGCGCACACCCGACGGAACGGGAGATCCACTCGCTGCTCGGGACGTTCCGCAAGGCCACGACGAAGCTCGAACACGCCGACCACCTCGCCGCGAAACACGACGAACCGGTGTACCCGCGCGAGTGA